A stretch of Paenibacillus sp. URB8-2 DNA encodes these proteins:
- a CDS encoding GNAT family N-acetyltransferase — protein sequence MINSDVEYAVVDSGNSDLRRLIAKLDEELLERYPQERIYGVDFDHPDVRKIIFIIARHRGEALGCGGIRPLTENGAEQPAAELKRFFVDRGSRKMGIASGMLKYLEDQARGRGFREMRLETGGDQPEAIALYMKHGYRPIDRFGIYADNPECLCYGKSLD from the coding sequence GTGATCAATTCCGATGTGGAATACGCGGTTGTGGATTCCGGGAATTCCGACCTGCGGCGCCTGATCGCCAAGCTTGATGAAGAGCTCCTGGAAAGGTATCCGCAGGAGCGGATTTACGGAGTCGATTTCGATCATCCCGACGTGCGCAAGATCATCTTTATAATCGCCCGTCATCGGGGGGAAGCGCTCGGCTGCGGAGGAATCCGTCCCTTAACGGAGAACGGCGCCGAGCAGCCAGCGGCTGAACTAAAGCGGTTCTTCGTGGACCGCGGAAGCCGCAAGATGGGTATTGCTTCAGGCATGCTGAAGTACCTGGAAGACCAGGCGCGCGGGCGCGGATTCCGGGAGATGAGACTGGAGACGGGCGGAGATCAGCCGGAAGCGATAGCGCTCTATATGAAGCATGGCTACCGGCCGATTGACCGTTTCGGCATTTATGCGGATAATCCGGAATGTCTCTGCTACGGCAAAAGCCTGGACTGA
- a CDS encoding metallophosphoesterase family protein encodes MERIAIISDIHGNMPALRAVLKDIAGRGISRIQCLGDMVGKGPEPAEALDLVRESCESVVIGNWEAMVIDEENVEGDPAARWHRDRLGGARLDYIRSLPFVLEWEMSGRKVRLFHASPESVYVRVQPWISERERLGLFLNTEATARSGAFGKPDIVGYGDVHHAYLQYLHRRMLFNAGSVGTPRDEPTACFCIMEGVWQGKDPAPLSLQFIRVPYDIEEAAAIARKKAEQEGMPGLDVFLRQLTTMRPGK; translated from the coding sequence ATGGAGAGAATTGCGATTATTTCCGACATCCATGGCAATATGCCCGCGTTAAGGGCGGTTCTTAAGGACATTGCAGGGAGGGGGATATCCAGAATTCAGTGTTTGGGCGATATGGTAGGTAAAGGTCCGGAACCCGCGGAAGCGCTTGATCTTGTCCGCGAATCATGCGAATCGGTTGTCATAGGCAATTGGGAAGCGATGGTGATCGACGAAGAGAACGTCGAAGGGGATCCGGCCGCACGCTGGCACCGGGACCGGCTTGGCGGCGCCCGGCTGGATTATATCCGCAGTCTGCCCTTTGTGCTGGAGTGGGAGATGAGCGGCAGGAAGGTAAGGCTCTTCCATGCTTCTCCCGAAAGCGTGTACGTGCGCGTGCAGCCGTGGATTTCGGAGAGGGAAAGGCTCGGCCTGTTCCTCAATACGGAGGCGACCGCCCGCTCGGGCGCTTTCGGCAAGCCGGACATAGTAGGCTATGGAGACGTTCATCACGCCTACCTCCAGTATCTGCACCGCCGCATGCTGTTCAACGCGGGCAGCGTGGGAACGCCTAGGGATGAACCGACGGCATGCTTCTGCATTATGGAGGGGGTATGGCAGGGAAAGGACCCCGCGCCTTTGTCCCTTCAATTTATACGGGTACCTTACGACATCGAAGAGGCGGCTGCTATAGCGCGAAAGAAAGCGGAGCAGGAAGGAATGCCAGGCCTTGATGTCTTTCTGCGCCAGCTGACGACGATGCGTCCCGGCAAATAG
- a CDS encoding YckD family protein: protein MSAYIKRTLALAAALLIGLSYGVSASGTAGAEGVSDNGRTAVSPSNPGSGSNGEHKAKRNGRGHFIFTESAKLFGMDCSALSESLKSGKSLADIAKEKKGWTEEQYVQKLADAATSRIDKGVAEGRFTQEQAKQLKSGLPAMLKARVSEKGPFTGRHHHPYRKPVDHKG, encoded by the coding sequence TTGAGCGCGTATATCAAAAGAACACTGGCGCTGGCCGCAGCCCTTCTGATCGGTCTGTCTTACGGCGTTTCCGCAAGCGGCACCGCTGGAGCCGAAGGCGTCTCCGATAACGGCCGGACCGCCGTTTCCCCTTCCAACCCGGGCTCCGGGTCGAATGGAGAACATAAAGCCAAGCGCAACGGCAGAGGACATTTCATCTTTACGGAAAGCGCGAAACTGTTCGGCATGGACTGCTCCGCTCTATCCGAAAGCCTGAAATCCGGCAAAAGTCTGGCCGATATTGCCAAGGAGAAAAAAGGCTGGACGGAAGAGCAATATGTACAGAAGCTCGCGGACGCTGCCACCAGCCGTATAGACAAGGGCGTCGCCGAGGGGCGCTTCACGCAGGAGCAGGCCAAACAGCTTAAGTCGGGACTGCCCGCCATGCTGAAAGCCAGGGTCAGCGAAAAGGGACCGTTCACGGGACGGCATCATCATCCGTACCGGAAACCGGTCGATCACAAAGGATAG
- a CDS encoding VanZ family protein, giving the protein MTRDARRKIWIRRAAIFCLLAYSGCLLYWMFLGFGRTVRHDLPMRSNLVPLRTVWYYLSADGGLSMAARLVNLLGNVAVFVPVGMLVPLATGRLLSPVRLAVLFIPCIAALEILQMVLRIGSFDVDDILLNLLGVWTGFGLLRLSGITRIRRL; this is encoded by the coding sequence TTGACACGGGACGCTCGCCGCAAGATTTGGATAAGGAGAGCGGCAATCTTTTGTCTCTTAGCATATTCGGGCTGTCTGCTCTATTGGATGTTTCTCGGCTTCGGGCGGACCGTCCGGCATGACCTCCCGATGAGATCTAATCTTGTTCCGCTTCGAACGGTGTGGTATTATCTTTCGGCGGACGGCGGGCTGTCTATGGCCGCGAGGCTGGTCAACTTGCTGGGCAATGTAGCAGTTTTTGTTCCTGTCGGCATGTTGGTGCCTTTGGCAACCGGCCGCCTGCTGTCGCCGGTTCGTCTGGCGGTCCTGTTTATCCCGTGCATTGCGGCGCTTGAGATCCTGCAAATGGTGCTGCGAATCGGGAGCTTTGATGTCGACGACATTCTGCTCAACCTGCTGGGAGTGTGGACCGGCTTCGGGCTGCTGCGGCTGTCCGGCATAACGAGAATAAGGAGATTGTGA
- a CDS encoding MarR family winged helix-turn-helix transcriptional regulator, translating into MTLPNLQHSPGFLLGSAYRRISILFSRALKPFDITPEQWTVLYTIASHDNVNQKAVAASVDKDQPTTARILELLGKKGLITKTVSDNDRRAYLLNATAEGKALIDSTLALEQQNLDSAFAGLSPSQIEELRLILKTICRNTGNIYED; encoded by the coding sequence ATGACCCTGCCCAATCTGCAGCACTCTCCAGGCTTTCTGCTCGGTTCCGCATACCGGCGGATCTCCATTCTTTTCTCCCGTGCCCTGAAACCCTTTGATATTACTCCGGAACAGTGGACAGTCCTTTATACAATAGCAAGCCATGACAACGTCAACCAGAAGGCGGTTGCCGCTTCCGTTGACAAAGACCAGCCCACCACCGCCCGTATCCTCGAGCTGCTGGGTAAGAAAGGCCTTATCACAAAGACGGTCTCCGATAACGACCGCAGAGCCTATCTGTTGAACGCTACCGCAGAAGGGAAAGCGCTGATCGACTCTACCCTGGCCCTTGAGCAGCAAAACCTCGATTCCGCCTTTGCAGGCCTGTCTCCGTCACAGATCGAGGAGCTTCGCCTTATTCTGAAAACAATATGCCGCAATACCGGCAATATTTACGAAGATTAG
- a CDS encoding MarR family winged helix-turn-helix transcriptional regulator yields MNDEARQWIYRYIDAYHIVTRRINAKIRESIDEGLTSEQFQILRMIDGQPRCTSTYLSEVSCVGKSSITAIINRLAEAGIIERTRDENDRRLVYLTITEYGRGVYETAEQKVLEVISPYLINFDKDKVEQFITMFERLAELMQEPGGRNE; encoded by the coding sequence ATGAACGACGAAGCCAGACAGTGGATTTACCGCTACATTGACGCGTATCACATTGTGACCCGACGGATCAACGCCAAGATCAGGGAAAGCATCGACGAGGGTCTGACGAGCGAACAGTTTCAGATTCTCAGAATGATCGACGGGCAGCCCCGCTGCACCTCTACGTATCTGTCGGAAGTTTCTTGTGTGGGCAAAAGCTCCATTACCGCAATCATCAACCGGCTGGCGGAAGCGGGCATCATCGAGCGGACCCGGGACGAGAACGACAGACGTCTGGTTTACCTGACGATTACCGAGTACGGACGCGGCGTATATGAAACGGCGGAACAAAAAGTGCTGGAGGTCATCTCGCCCTACTTGATAAACTTCGATAAGGACAAAGTCGAGCAGTTTATCACCATGTTCGAGAGATTGGCCGAATTAATGCAGGAACCGGGAGGAAGAAACGAATGA
- a CDS encoding GNAT family N-acetyltransferase gives MLTDIKSKIDSHDVEELLSYAVISDPGELERVRAEYKEEVPLKLYGWEEEELLVGLIGFEETEDGSIDIRHIAVLPENRGKGYARGMILELLADRQPRYVIAETEDEVAANFYRSLGFMVYSLGENPSGIELLRCVYEVEDSEDED, from the coding sequence ATGCTTACTGATATTAAATCCAAAATCGATTCTCACGATGTTGAGGAATTGCTGTCTTATGCGGTTATCTCCGATCCCGGCGAACTTGAAAGAGTCCGCGCGGAATATAAGGAGGAAGTTCCTCTTAAGCTCTACGGCTGGGAGGAAGAGGAGCTGCTGGTCGGCCTGATCGGCTTTGAAGAGACCGAGGACGGTTCGATCGACATCCGCCATATCGCCGTGCTTCCGGAAAATCGCGGAAAAGGCTACGCCCGCGGCATGATTCTGGAGCTGCTGGCCGATCGCCAGCCCCGGTATGTCATCGCGGAAACTGAGGACGAGGTGGCGGCAAATTTTTACCGCAGTCTGGGCTTTATGGTGTATTCGCTGGGAGAGAATCCATCCGGTATTGAACTGCTTCGCTGCGTATACGAAGTGGAAGATTCGGAGGATGAAGATTAA
- a CDS encoding macro domain-containing protein — protein sequence MKVTINQTVISAEQGDITSWSGDCIVNAANTGLFGGGGVDGAIHRAGGPKIAEECALIRSRQGGCLPGEAVATGAGNLPFRAVIHTVGPIWKGGTAGEADILTKCYINSLALAAALSARSVAFPNISTGIYGFPKPLACSVAMNAVAEYVNGAEQEDGVLERIDFICYEGDNARLYQEALTNMGKSVSE from the coding sequence ATGAAGGTTACAATAAATCAGACCGTGATATCGGCGGAGCAGGGAGACATTACATCTTGGAGCGGCGATTGCATCGTAAACGCCGCCAATACCGGACTGTTTGGCGGTGGAGGAGTAGACGGGGCGATTCACCGCGCCGGAGGGCCCAAGATTGCCGAAGAATGCGCTTTGATTCGCAGCAGACAGGGCGGCTGCCTTCCGGGCGAAGCGGTCGCCACGGGAGCAGGCAATCTGCCGTTCCGGGCCGTCATTCATACGGTGGGACCAATTTGGAAAGGCGGCACGGCGGGCGAGGCCGACATACTGACGAAATGTTATATTAACAGCCTGGCGCTGGCTGCTGCCCTAAGCGCGCGCAGCGTCGCTTTTCCGAATATCTCGACGGGCATCTACGGATTTCCGAAGCCGCTGGCTTGCAGCGTCGCTATGAATGCGGTTGCCGAATACGTCAATGGAGCGGAGCAGGAAGACGGCGTCCTGGAAAGAATCGATTTTATCTGCTATGAAGGCGATAACGCAAGGTTGTACCAAGAAGCGCTGACAAATATGGGCAAATCCGTTAGTGAATGA
- the helD gene encoding RNA polymerase recycling motor HelD — translation MSINENEWKDEQVRVDRITGLLKSHIRALSEELGLHRSDVVELRKDFWEEVTVNFSSPDDLGETSTSLRQQAQVLSERERHHLQSSKALKKYKKLVVSPYFGRIDFTETPDGESERIYLGIGSLMEDDGTFLIYDWRAPISSLYYDGAPGPTSFETPAGTVSGEMSLKRQFVIDDGTIEVMFDTGVTIGDELLQQVLSHSADDRMKNIVATIQKEQNAIIRNDRSRMLVVQGAAGSGKTSAALQRVAYLLYKYRDSLQADQVLLFSPNPLFNSYVSTVLPELGEDNMQQTTFQMYLEHRLGQEFQLEDVFSQTETLLNSPDGPETDARRDGIAYKSSVAFLDAIRRYATRLEREGMLFKPLMFQGRAIVCKEEMERKFYGYDPSIRLANRIDLMTGWLLKKIAVFSHEERSAAWVEDQIELLDSGEYHRGYQMMRRKQRGKEETFDDYDTEKELLARYVVSQRLKPLRGWVKRSRFVDANGLYSRLFQDRELLESLSEGAALPASWNEVSLQTLDALSAGELAYEDATPFLYLKELSQGFHTNTGIRYVFVDEVQDYSPFQLEFLRRLFPRAKMTVLGDLNQAIYAQGEALGELAGLESIYGKENTEVVSLTRSYRSTYEIVEFTRSMIPGGERIVPFNRRGEEPVIREVSGSEELLSKVEEDILNLHARGYHYVAVICKTAGESSGVYAGLKDKLAVQLVTKETPNFQKGTLVLPAYLAKGVEFDAVIIYDGSAKSYGRESERKLFYTACTRAMHVLHIFCLGEPSRFIPVQSVDTGSRVQ, via the coding sequence GTGTCCATCAATGAAAATGAATGGAAAGATGAGCAGGTCCGAGTAGACCGCATAACCGGGCTTCTGAAAAGCCATATTCGGGCCCTTTCCGAAGAGCTTGGGCTGCATCGCAGCGATGTGGTGGAGCTGCGCAAAGATTTTTGGGAAGAGGTAACCGTGAATTTCAGCAGTCCCGACGATCTCGGCGAAACCTCCACCAGTCTGCGGCAGCAGGCCCAGGTATTGTCTGAGCGGGAACGCCATCATCTTCAATCCAGCAAAGCGCTGAAAAAATATAAAAAGCTTGTGGTGTCCCCTTACTTCGGACGCATTGATTTCACAGAAACGCCGGATGGTGAATCCGAGCGGATCTATCTCGGCATCGGCTCGCTGATGGAGGACGACGGCACTTTTCTGATTTATGACTGGCGTGCTCCCATTTCCAGTCTGTATTATGACGGAGCGCCGGGGCCAACATCATTTGAAACTCCCGCAGGCACGGTGAGCGGAGAAATGAGCCTGAAACGGCAGTTTGTCATCGACGATGGAACAATCGAAGTGATGTTCGACACCGGCGTTACAATCGGCGATGAACTGCTTCAGCAGGTGCTTAGCCACAGTGCGGATGACCGGATGAAGAACATCGTTGCTACCATTCAGAAAGAGCAGAACGCGATCATTCGCAACGACCGCAGCCGGATGCTCGTCGTTCAGGGGGCGGCTGGTAGCGGCAAGACATCCGCGGCGCTCCAGCGCGTGGCCTATTTGCTCTACAAGTACCGCGACAGTCTCCAGGCCGACCAGGTCCTCCTGTTCTCACCCAATCCGCTGTTCAACAGCTATGTGTCTACCGTGCTTCCAGAGCTGGGTGAAGATAACATGCAGCAGACGACCTTCCAGATGTATTTGGAGCATCGTCTTGGACAGGAATTTCAGCTTGAGGATGTATTCAGCCAGACGGAAACGCTGCTGAACAGTCCGGACGGCCCCGAGACGGATGCCAGGAGAGACGGAATTGCCTACAAGTCGTCGGTCGCGTTCCTCGATGCCATCCGCCGCTATGCAACAAGGCTGGAGCGTGAAGGAATGCTCTTTAAGCCTCTTATGTTTCAGGGCCGGGCAATTGTGTGCAAAGAAGAAATGGAGCGTAAATTTTACGGATATGATCCATCCATCAGGCTGGCGAACCGGATCGACCTCATGACGGGCTGGCTGCTGAAGAAAATCGCCGTATTCAGCCATGAGGAGAGGAGCGCGGCCTGGGTGGAGGACCAGATCGAGCTGCTGGACTCCGGAGAGTACCACCGCGGCTACCAGATGATGCGGCGCAAGCAGCGGGGCAAGGAAGAAACGTTCGACGATTACGACACGGAGAAGGAGCTGCTCGCCCGCTATGTGGTCAGCCAGCGTCTCAAGCCACTGCGGGGGTGGGTCAAACGCAGTCGCTTTGTAGACGCGAATGGGCTCTATTCCCGGCTGTTCCAGGACAGGGAGCTGCTGGAGAGCCTGAGCGAAGGCGCCGCGCTTCCAGCGAGCTGGAACGAAGTCAGCCTTCAGACGCTGGATGCGCTCTCGGCCGGCGAGCTTGCTTATGAAGATGCCACGCCGTTCCTTTATTTGAAGGAGCTCAGCCAGGGCTTTCATACCAACACTGGCATCCGTTATGTTTTTGTGGACGAGGTGCAGGATTACTCGCCGTTCCAGCTCGAGTTTCTGCGCCGTCTCTTCCCCCGGGCCAAAATGACCGTGCTGGGCGATCTCAACCAGGCCATTTATGCCCAGGGTGAGGCGCTCGGCGAATTGGCGGGACTGGAGAGCATCTACGGGAAAGAGAACACGGAAGTCGTATCGCTCACCCGAAGCTACCGTTCCACGTACGAGATTGTCGAGTTTACGCGGTCGATGATTCCCGGCGGAGAGAGGATCGTTCCTTTTAACCGCAGAGGAGAAGAACCGGTGATCCGTGAGGTTTCAGGAAGCGAGGAGCTTTTGTCCAAGGTGGAAGAAGATATCCTGAACCTGCATGCTCGCGGCTACCATTATGTCGCGGTCATCTGCAAGACAGCCGGGGAGAGCTCAGGGGTTTATGCCGGTCTCAAAGATAAGCTAGCGGTTCAGCTCGTGACTAAGGAGACGCCGAATTTCCAGAAGGGGACGCTCGTTCTGCCCGCTTATTTGGCCAAAGGGGTCGAATTCGACGCGGTAATTATCTATGACGGTTCCGCGAAAAGCTACGGGAGAGAAAGCGAACGGAAGCTGTTCTACACAGCCTGCACGAGGGCCATGCATGTGCTGCATATTTTTTGCCTCGGTGAACCGAGCCGTTTCATTCCCGTCCAATCGGTGGACACCGGCAGCCGCGTCCAATAA
- a CDS encoding MFS transporter, with amino-acid sequence MKDKKWDLLALASIPFIMTLGNSMLLPVLPQISRKLAISSFQVSMIITVYGVVAIVMIPIAGYLSDRFGRKAVILPSLIIAALGGGVSAAAAWLMAGTTAYWVILSGRFLQGIGAAGAFPIVLPFVGDMFRDEEEVSKSLGLIETSNTFGKVLSPILGAYLGTLLWYLPFITIPALCLVSFLLVVFLVKSPKKKERESSTVRQFLSGIRDVLHEKGRWLYAIFAVGCICMFVTFGVLFYLSETLESAYNLHGSMKGLVLAIPLALLCLSSYGAGKIIGKNKKRMKWIGFGGMALLTASMVITGFYSGIYFMVGFLGLGGIGIGVSLPCLDALITEGVEKENRGTITSLYSSMRFIGVSLGPPAVSLLMNAGHWALFGTMAAVGAVGGLLTLLAIKPSEGEKGGKKGVENISRYKPEQTGPAGTFGRRGRSPV; translated from the coding sequence ATGAAAGATAAAAAGTGGGATTTGCTGGCACTGGCGTCCATCCCTTTTATCATGACTCTTGGAAATTCCATGCTGCTGCCGGTGCTGCCGCAAATTTCCCGAAAGCTGGCGATCAGCTCCTTTCAGGTAAGTATGATCATAACGGTATACGGTGTTGTCGCGATTGTTATGATTCCCATTGCCGGATATCTTTCCGACCGGTTCGGACGTAAAGCCGTCATTCTTCCAAGCCTTATCATCGCGGCTCTCGGCGGGGGCGTGTCCGCGGCCGCGGCATGGTTAATGGCAGGTACGACCGCTTACTGGGTGATTCTGAGCGGGCGTTTTTTGCAGGGAATCGGGGCAGCGGGCGCTTTTCCCATCGTTCTGCCTTTTGTCGGCGATATGTTCCGGGATGAAGAGGAGGTCAGCAAAAGTCTTGGCCTGATCGAGACCTCCAACACCTTCGGCAAAGTGCTCAGTCCGATTCTCGGCGCTTATCTGGGAACGCTGCTGTGGTATCTTCCGTTTATCACAATTCCGGCCTTGTGTCTGGTTTCATTTTTGCTGGTTGTGTTCCTGGTCAAGAGTCCGAAGAAGAAAGAGCGCGAGTCATCGACTGTGAGGCAGTTTCTTTCGGGTATTCGTGATGTGCTGCATGAAAAGGGACGCTGGCTGTATGCCATATTCGCCGTCGGCTGCATCTGTATGTTCGTTACGTTCGGCGTACTGTTCTATCTGTCGGAAACGCTGGAATCTGCTTATAACCTGCATGGTTCGATGAAAGGCCTTGTGCTTGCCATACCGCTCGCACTGCTCTGCCTGTCCTCGTACGGAGCCGGAAAAATAATAGGCAAAAATAAAAAGCGGATGAAATGGATCGGGTTCGGCGGAATGGCGCTGCTCACGGCATCCATGGTTATTACCGGTTTTTACAGTGGAATCTATTTTATGGTGGGCTTTCTGGGACTTGGCGGAATCGGGATAGGCGTCTCGCTGCCCTGCCTGGATGCATTGATTACCGAAGGGGTTGAAAAAGAGAACCGCGGCACGATCACCTCCTTGTACAGCAGTATGCGGTTTATCGGAGTATCGCTCGGTCCGCCGGCCGTTTCCTTGCTGATGAATGCCGGCCACTGGGCGTTGTTTGGCACAATGGCGGCGGTTGGGGCTGTCGGCGGACTGCTGACCCTGCTTGCCATCAAACCGAGCGAAGGGGAAAAGGGGGGGAAGAAGGGAGTAGAAAACATCTCCCGTTACAAGCCGGAACAAACCGGACCGGCCGGGACATTCGGGCGCAGGGGCAGGTCTCCGGTCTAA
- the rpiA gene encoding ribose-5-phosphate isomerase RpiA translates to MNAKQLAAEAAVDYVKEGMKVGLGTGSTAYWAIRKLGERVAEGLNITAVATSRASEQQARELGIPLVSFGEIDRLDLTIDGADELDGELQLIKGGGGALLREKIVAKGSDRMIVIADEGKVVRKLGKFPLPVEIVPFAWEWTLADLAKLGCVPELRRDGTDLYKSDNGNYIADCRFEIIESAPKLALALHSIPGVVEHGLFIGIADMAIVGKSDGSLEVIHSKAKA, encoded by the coding sequence ATGAACGCGAAGCAGTTGGCGGCGGAAGCGGCGGTTGATTATGTAAAAGAAGGAATGAAGGTCGGTCTCGGGACGGGGTCCACGGCCTACTGGGCCATCCGCAAGCTGGGAGAGCGGGTCGCCGAAGGCCTGAACATTACGGCAGTCGCGACCTCAAGAGCTTCAGAACAGCAGGCGAGAGAGCTTGGAATTCCGCTCGTATCTTTCGGTGAGATCGACCGTCTTGACCTCACGATCGACGGAGCGGACGAGCTGGACGGAGAGCTTCAGCTCATCAAAGGCGGAGGCGGAGCCCTTCTGCGCGAGAAGATTGTCGCAAAAGGCAGCGACCGGATGATCGTAATCGCCGATGAGGGCAAGGTTGTCCGGAAGCTTGGCAAATTTCCGCTGCCTGTGGAAATCGTCCCGTTTGCCTGGGAATGGACATTGGCGGATCTGGCCAAACTCGGCTGCGTTCCGGAGCTTCGGCGCGACGGAACAGACTTATATAAAAGCGACAACGGAAATTACATAGCGGACTGCCGGTTTGAAATCATAGAATCTGCGCCCAAGTTGGCTCTGGCTCTACATTCCATTCCGGGTGTTGTTGAACATGGACTGTTCATTGGGATAGCGGATATGGCGATCGTGGGAAAAAGCGACGGTAGCCTTGAAGTGATCCATAGTAAAGCGAAGGCTTGA
- the fsa gene encoding fructose-6-phosphate aldolase: protein MKFFLDTGNIEEIKRITRLGLVDGVTTNPSLIAKEGRLFKDVIKEIVEIVPGPVSAEVIGLKAAEMLEEAYEIAEWGSNVVIKLPMTEDGLEACYELTKKGIKTNVTLIFSAAQGLMAAKAGATYISPFVGRLDDIGVDGMKLIKDLKTILTNYGLSSEIIAASIRNIAHVEQAAIAGSHIATIPGSLLPSLWKHPLTDNGIERFLKDWENVPQVAKQPQ, encoded by the coding sequence ATGAAATTTTTCTTGGATACCGGAAATATTGAAGAAATAAAGCGGATTACACGCCTTGGATTGGTGGATGGCGTGACGACGAATCCATCGCTGATCGCCAAAGAGGGAAGACTTTTTAAAGACGTTATCAAAGAGATTGTTGAAATCGTTCCCGGGCCTGTCAGCGCCGAAGTCATCGGTCTGAAAGCCGCGGAAATGCTTGAAGAGGCTTACGAAATCGCTGAATGGGGTTCCAATGTCGTAATTAAGCTGCCTATGACGGAAGACGGCCTGGAAGCCTGCTATGAACTGACGAAAAAAGGCATCAAAACGAACGTCACCCTGATCTTCTCCGCCGCCCAGGGACTCATGGCCGCCAAGGCCGGCGCGACCTATATCAGCCCGTTCGTCGGCCGTCTTGATGACATCGGGGTGGACGGCATGAAGCTGATCAAAGACCTGAAGACGATTCTTACCAACTATGGTCTTTCCTCCGAAATCATTGCCGCCAGCATTCGGAATATCGCCCACGTGGAGCAGGCCGCCATCGCCGGATCGCACATCGCTACGATTCCGGGTTCCCTGCTGCCGTCGCTGTGGAAGCATCCGCTGACTGACAACGGGATTGAACGCTTCCTCAAAGACTGGGAGAATGTTCCTCAGGTTGCCAAGCAGCCGCAATAA
- a CDS encoding FUSC family protein: MNFGARVLKTGLAVTLALYLATLLKFSSPTGAGIAAIFAMQPSIYRSWRHFLDQVQTSTAGAVIALLGGMLLSNQPIAVGIVCILVIMLSMKMNRSDTIGLTLVTVISVMEGSGEWQFALIRFLVLMTGIVSAFVINIFVFPPKPRKQYINQIERVFNSLSLLMRTAVSHEMKESVFRDEKNALEGSIRSLADKYALFEEEQKQLRKPKYSQTRQMVVYKNLLSSLQKGYEVLDAVDRHYFQAVRSEETDVVFDRHLELLIKYHEHILLKFQDKIKQGISETEPLGDDNDSFLESVVQGYRQGNTNRLRLAVVAGAIYDYGYQLERLDRVADQINRASEDKD, encoded by the coding sequence GTGAATTTTGGCGCCCGCGTACTTAAGACGGGACTGGCGGTAACGCTTGCCCTATATCTCGCCACGCTGCTGAAGTTCTCTTCGCCCACAGGCGCGGGAATTGCGGCCATATTTGCAATGCAGCCGTCCATCTACCGGTCCTGGCGGCACTTTCTGGACCAGGTTCAGACCAGTACGGCCGGAGCAGTCATTGCGCTGCTTGGCGGCATGCTGCTGTCCAACCAGCCCATCGCCGTAGGCATTGTCTGCATCCTGGTCATTATGCTCAGCATGAAAATGAATCGCTCGGATACGATCGGCCTGACACTCGTTACGGTCATATCCGTGATGGAGGGATCGGGAGAGTGGCAGTTTGCGCTTATCCGGTTTCTGGTGCTGATGACAGGGATCGTCTCGGCTTTTGTCATTAACATTTTTGTTTTTCCGCCGAAACCTAGGAAGCAGTATATCAACCAGATCGAACGTGTCTTTAACAGCCTTTCTCTGCTGATGCGTACCGCCGTCTCGCATGAAATGAAAGAAAGTGTATTCCGGGACGAGAAGAACGCGCTCGAAGGCTCAATACGCTCGCTGGCGGACAAATATGCCTTGTTCGAAGAGGAACAGAAGCAGCTTCGCAAACCGAAATACAGCCAGACCAGACAGATGGTGGTTTATAAAAATTTGCTTTCCTCTCTGCAAAAAGGCTATGAAGTGCTGGATGCGGTAGACCGGCATTATTTTCAGGCCGTGAGGAGCGAGGAGACCGATGTAGTGTTCGACCGCCATCTGGAGCTGCTGATCAAATATCATGAGCATATATTGCTGAAGTTTCAGGATAAGATTAAACAGGGGATATCGGAGACGGAGCCCCTTGGCGATGACAATGACAGCTTCCTGGAGTCGGTGGTCCAAGGCTATAGACAAGGAAACACGAACCGCCTTAGACTTGCCGTCGTCGCCGGAGCGATCTACGATTACGGTTATCAGCTGGAACGTCTCGACAGAGTCGCCGACCAGATTAACCGAGCATCGGAAGACAAGGACTAG